The Calditrichota bacterium genome includes the window CGAGTATCTCTTTTCATGTAAAAGTTGGTTTAAAGCATCACCTGCCGACATGGATGTAACATCAACACCCGCTAATCCTGCCGCAGCACGCACAACATTGATATCAGTTTCTGCTGTACCATTGTTACCTAAACCAATATTAGCTTCCGCTCTCAATAGTAACAATTCTTCATTACGGATAATAGAAATCTTATCAAATAAATCAGAAACTATTGTTACAGCTAATGTGCTTGTTAAACTATTAAAAGATCCGGTTAAAGAATCCGGTCTTTCCAGAACCTTAGAGCTGAATCGCGTATCTCCTGCTTCTGCATCGGTTTTAAAACTTGGATGTGCGTATAATTTCAGTCCGGTGCTTAAAGGATCTTCCCAAAGACTATTATTCTGATCACCTGCTCCGGATGTATAAACATGGTACGCGCCTAAATCCATCGCCGCAGTTTCATCAATGAAAGAATCATCCAATGTTGTTAACGCTTCTGCCCATTTACCTTGTAAAACAAGGACTCTTGCTTTAATTGCCCTGTTAAATTCTGCCAAAGTAACATCATCAAATCCTGATGATAAGGCGTAGTTGGCTGTTCCCCCTGAAGTCAGGTCAGCATATCCAAGATCCAGGCGTCTTTCAATTTCTGTATATGCCTCGGCTTTAGATACAAACGGTGTATTTACATCCTCTGAGAATACAATTTTAATACCATTGTCATTTGTGAAGTTCAATAACATCAATAGTTGATACCCAATGATGGTATGAGCAAATCCTGTAGCTTGCTTATCATTAGAGTAGGCATCCAAGATAACTGAACTGGTTTTAATAACCCTATAACAAGACTGCCAATGACGGTTAAGTAAAAAGCCACCTTCATCGATTGGGCCTGTTAATAACTCACCGGTATAACGTGGATCAGCTACTTCAAAGTAGTACGCGTTACGACCAAATGTCTCAACCACACGAAGATATATCTCAAGCTCATTACGCATTTCAGATTCTGAACCGGAAACAAGCCTTTGAATATCAGGAGGGTTATCTAAATCAGGATCATTTGGATTTGGAAAATCAAGATTTTTGCAACTATTTAGCCCAAGGCTTATTAAAAAGGTAGCCAAGAGCG containing:
- a CDS encoding RagB/SusD family nutrient uptake outer membrane protein, with protein sequence MNYIKRNIFVTLLATFLISLGLNSCKNLDFPNPNDPDLDNPPDIQRLVSGSESEMRNELEIYLRVVETFGRNAYYFEVADPRYTGELLTGPIDEGGFLLNRHWQSCYRVIKTSSVILDAYSNDKQATGFAHTIIGYQLLMLLNFTNDNGIKIVFSEDVNTPFVSKAEAYTEIERRLDLGYADLTSGGTANYALSSGFDDVTLAEFNRAIKARVLVLQGKWAEALTTLDDSFIDETAAMDLGAYHVYTSGAGDQNNSLWEDPLSTGLKLYAHPSFKTDAEAGDTRFSSKVLERPDSLTGSFNSLTSTLAVTIVSDLFDKISIIRNEELLLLRAEANIGLGNNGTAETDINVVRAAAGLAGVDVTSMSAGDALNQLLHEKRYSLFMEGHRWVDMRHYDKLGDLPLDRAGDVVIKEMPKPESEVAGG